A region from the Salvia splendens isolate huo1 chromosome 15, SspV2, whole genome shotgun sequence genome encodes:
- the LOC121768876 gene encoding AT-rich interactive domain-containing protein 2-like: MMEGVGVGRGRTDCCCLDMGSLRCVQQHVNEAREKLRETIGYENFLDLGFCNMGHEVAYQWTPHDEEVFHDIVYSNPESRGRKFWKHLTVAFPTRTKNELVSYYFNVFVLRRRALQNRSYLLEIDSDDDELRGVHGGSHQDRFYSSDQETDIEDHQGHKGQFYLVEGEEEDSTVYSFGNQDLDTSWVDDFWSEPQNSSEEHEVSNIKDDVSDGQVEKLDAVEMKSLRR; encoded by the coding sequence ATGATGGAAGGagttggagttgggcgtggcagAACAGATTGTTGTTGCCTGGATATGGGATCCTTGAGATGTGTGCAGCAACATGTGAATGAAGCAAGAGAAAAACTACGAGAGACTATTGGGTACGAGAATTTTTTGGACTTGGGTTTCTGTAATATGGGTCATGAGGTCGCATACCAATGGACCCCTCATGATGAAGAAGTCTTTCATGACATTGTTTACTCTAATCCTGAATCACGTGGTAGAAAATTTTGGAAGCACTTAACTGTTGCGTTCCCAACCCGGACCAAGAACGAACTTGTCAGCTACTATTTTAATGTCTTCGTGCTCCGGAGACGGGCTCTTCAAAATAGATCTTATTTGTTGGAGATAGACAGTGATGATGATGAGCTGAGAGGTGTTCATGGAGGCTCCCATCAGGATAGATTTTATTCGTCTGATCAAGAAACTGatattgaagatcatcaaggTCACAAGGGGCAGTTCTATCTTGTcgaaggagaagaagaggacTCCACCGTCTATTCCTTTGGCAACCAAGATTTAGATACAAGCTGGGTGGACGACTTCTGGTCCGAGCCTCAAAATAGCAGCGAAGAACACGAGGTGAGCAATATAAAGGACGATGTCTCTGATGGTCAAGTTGAGAAGCTAGATGCTGTCGAGATGAAATCCCTGAGAAGATGA
- the LOC121767283 gene encoding COBW domain-containing protein 1-like, whose protein sequence is MEPYDDEEPPMAIAIDDVVEDKTPLPSVVEQRDNLQPDLPEAQPVGVTVITGYLGAGKSTLVSSILNGQHGKKIAVILNEFGEEIGVERAMINEGEGGALVEEWVELANGCICCTVKHSLVQALEQLIERKERLDHILLETTGLANPAPLASVLWLDDQLESDVRLDSIITVVDAKNLRYQLEANHDSSSFPEAYNQIAFADVVILNKVDLVSSDDSGVALEDLEKDIHNINSLATIIRSVRCQVDLSMILDRRAYDATHATHLEALLRENRNLSTSDLHDSGVRTLCISEPKELHLEKAKVWIEELLWDKKYGMDVYRCKGVLNIANSDQLHTLQAVREVYEIVPTRNWRNEDDRVNKIVFIGRSLNEEILVNTIKAALCNP, encoded by the exons ATGGAACCCTACGACGACGAAGAACCGCCGATGGCCATCGCAATCGACGACGTCGTTGAAGATAAGACGCCGCTGCCTTCAGTCGTCGAGCAGCGTGATAATCTACAGCCAGATCTTCCAGAAGCTCAACCGGTTGGCGTCACCGTCATCACAGGATATCTCGGTGCAGGGAAATCGACG TTGGTGAGTTCTATATTGAATGGACAACATGGGAAGAAAATAGCTGTAATATTGAATGAGTTTGGGGAAGAGATAGGAGTGGAGAGAGCAATGATTAATGAAGGAGAAGGTGGAGCATTAGTGGAGGAGTGGGTTGAACTTGCGAATGGATGCATATGTTGTACTGTTAAGCACAGCTTGGTTCAGGCACTGGAGCAACTTATAGAGAGGAAAGAAAG GCTTGATCATATACTACTTGAGACTACAGGGCTGGCAAACCCTGCACCTCTGGCATCTGTGCTCTGGTTGGATGATCAATTGGAGTCAGATGTCAGGCTCGATTCGATTATCACT GTTGTAGATGCTAAAAACCTCCGTTATCAGCTTGAAGCAAATCACGATTCATCGTCATTTCCTGAAGCTTACAATCAAATAGCATTTGCG GATGTTGTGATCCTTAATAAGGTTGATCTAGTTTCTTCTGATGATTCCGGAGTAGCTCTTGAAGATCTTGAAAAAGACATTCATAACATTAATTCCCTTGCTACTATTATCCGTTCTGTTCGCTGCCAAGTTGACTTGTCCATGATACTGGACCGCCGAGCATATGACGCTACA CATGCCACTCATTTGGAAGCACTATTGAGAGAGAATCGAAATCTATCTACAAGTGATCTTCATGACAGTGGTGTTAGAACCTTGTGCATTTCTGAGCCAAAGGAACTACATCTAGAGAAG GCCAAGGTGTGGATTGAGGAGCTCCTTTGGGACAAAAAATACGGAATGGACGTTTATCGATGCAAAGGGGTTTTGAATATTGCAAATTCAGATCAGCTGCATACCCTACAG GCTGTGAGGGAAGTATATGAGATTGTTCCAACTCGAAACTGGAGAAATGAAGATGACAGAGTGAACAAAATTGTTTTTATAG gtCGATCTTTAAATGAAGAGATTCTAGTTAATACCATCAAAGCTGCACTCTGTAATCCGTAG
- the LOC121769254 gene encoding putative pentatricopeptide repeat-containing protein At1g26500, translated as MLRPTKFTRPSLALLHFHFQSLTATAAAAVAPPNTRTQIDEAHLLRVCTILYQQQNSPDAKLHTNLNKTQFHLTHEFFLQVCNKFPYSWRPVYKFHQFSTSHPHFAHTATTFNKILDVVGKSRNLDLFWPLCREAGERRLVNVKTYIIALRTLAAARELKKCVEFFHLMNGFGYEYKVEIFNAVVEVLCRNKLADEAKHVVVKLRDWIRPDSDTYRWLIHGFCEVGDLIEASKLWNLMVEEEGLEPCVEVVELILEGLFKSNKFGEGLKLFQSMRVRRVERLGLSTYRLVIEWLCRKGKMGESYEVFEEMKTRGIEPDNEILGWIVYGLMSRGRLREAYGVYQSVENGDVCVYHGMIKGLLKLKKAGEATEVFREMVRRGCEPTMHTYVMLLQGHLGRRGRRGEDPLVNFDTIFVGGLIKAGKSLEATKYVERAINRGVEVPRFDYNKFLHYFSNEEGAAMFEAMAVKLREVGLFDLADILARYGVKMATRDRRRNRDDRSLASSPQ; from the coding sequence ATGCTTCGACCTACAAAATTCACCAGACCTTCCCTAGCCCTCCTCCACTTCCACTTCCAGTCCTtaaccgccaccgccgccgccgctgttgCGCCGCCAAACACTCGAACCCAGATCGACGAAGCCCACCTCCTTCGAGTCTGCACAATCCTCTACCAACAGCAAAATTCTCCCGACGCAAAGCTGCACACCAATCTCAACAAAACCCAATTCCATCTAACCCACGAATTCTTTCTTCAAGTCTGCAACAAGTTCCCATATTCATGGCGGCCCGTCTACAAATTCCACCAATTTTCCACTTCCCACCCGCACTTCGCCCACACCGCCACCACCTTCAACAAGATCCTCGACGTCGTCGGAAAATCAAGAAACCTCGATCTCTTCTGGCCCCTCTGCAGAGAAGCCGGCGAGCGCCGCCTCGTCAATGTCAAGACCTACATAATCGCGCTGCGCACATTAGCCGCCGCGAGGGAATTGAAGAAATGCGTCGAGTTCTTCCATTTGATGAATGGTTTTGGGTACGAGTATAAAGTCGAGATCTTTAACGCCGTGGTTGAGGTTTTGTGTAGGAACAAGCTTGCTGATGAGGCAAAGCATGTTGTGGTGAAGTTGAGGGATTGGATTAGGCCCGATTCGGATACCTATAGGTGGTTGATTCATGGGTTTTGTGAAGTGGGAGATTTGATTGAGGCGTCGAAGCTGTGGAATTtgatggtggaggaggagggTTTGGAGCCTTGTGTTGAAGTGGTGGAGTTGATTTTGGAGGGTTTGTTCAAGAGCAATAAGTTTGGTGAAGGGTTGAAGCTTTTTCAATCGATGAGAGTGAGGAGGGTGGAGCGTTTGGGGCTGTCGACGTATCGCCTTGTGATAGAGTGGCTGTGTAGGAAGGGGAAAATGGGGGAGAGTTATGAGGTTTTTGAGGAGATGAAGACGAGGGGGATTGAGCCGGACAATGAGATACTAGGATGGATAGTGTATGGGCTTATGAGTAGGGGGAGATTGAGGGAGGCTTATGGAGTGTATCAAAGTGTGGAGAATGGGGATGTGTGTGTGTACCATGGGATGATCAAGGGGCTGTTGAAGTTGAAGAAGGCGGGTGAGGCGACAGAGGTGTTTAGGGAGATGGTGAGGCGGGGGTGTGAGCCCACGATGCACACCTACGTGATGCTGCTGCAGGGGCATTTGGGGAGGCGGGGGCGGAGAGGGGAGGATCCGTTGGTGAACTTTGATACAATCTTCGTTGGGGGGTTAATCAAAGCAGGGAAATCATTGGAGGCGACTAAGTATGTGGAGAGAGCGATTAATAGAGGTGTTGAGGTTCCGAGGTTTGATTACAACAAGTTCTTGCATTACTTCTCTAATGAGGAAGGTGCGGCGATGTTTGAGGCTATGGCTGTGAAGTTGAGGGAAGTTGGTTTGTTTGATTTGGCTGATATATTAGCTAGGTATGGGGTGAAGATGGCCACGAGAGATCGAAGAAGAAACAGAGATGACCGCTCACTTGCATCATCTCCTCAGTAA
- the LOC121769256 gene encoding 14-3-3-like protein GF14 iota: MSTEERETHVYMAKLSEQAERYDEMVECMKQVAKLDVELSVDERNLLSVGYKNVIGARRASWRIMSSIEQKEESKGNENNVKLIKGYRQKVEDELAKICQDILSVIDKHLIPSSGSGEATVFYYKMKGDYYRYLAEFKTDEERKETAEQSLKGYEAASATASTELPSTHPIRLGLALNFSVFFYEIMNSPERACHLAKQAFDEAISELDTLSEESYKDSTLIMQLLRDNLTLWTSDLPEDGGEESSKGEEAKEEKAEE, from the exons ATGTCGACGGAGGAGAGAGAGACTCATGTTTACATGGCTAAGCTTTCAGAACAAGCCGAGCGTTATGATG AAATGGTTGAATGTATGAAGCAAGTGGCGAAACTAGATGTTGAGCTGTCGGTGGACGAGAGAAACCTCCTTTCGGTTGGTTACAAGAACGTGATTGGCGCCCGTAGAGCTTCATGGAGGATCATGTCATCGATCGAGCAGAAGGAGGAGTCCAAGGGAAATGAGAACAACGTGAAGCTGATCAAGGGCTATCGCCAGAAGGTGGAGGACGAGCTTGCCAAAATCTGCCAAGACATTCTCTCTGTCATCGACAAGCATCTCATCCCCTCATCTGGCTCCGGTGAAGCTACAGTTTTCTACTACAAGAT GAAAGGCGACTACTACCGTTACCTTGCTGAGTTTAAGACAGACGAGGAACGAAAAGAGACAGCTGAGCAGTCGCTTAAGGGCTATGAG GCAGCATCAGCCACAGCAAGTACTGAGCTCCCCTCAACTCACCCGATCCGCCTTGGTCTAGCTTTGAACTTCTCGGTGTTCTTCTACGAGATTATGAATTCCCCCGAGAG GGCCTGCCATTTGGCGAAGCAAGCTTTTGATGAGGCCATCTCGGAGTTGGATACATTGAGCGAAGAGTCTTACAAAGACAGCACCTTGATTATGCAGCTGTTGCGAGACAACCTCACTCTCTGGACCTCTGATTTGCCTGAAGATGGAG GAGAGGAGAGCTCCAAGGGCGAGGAGGCAAAGGAAGAAAAGGCAGAG GAGTAA
- the LOC121769253 gene encoding pentatricopeptide repeat-containing protein At1g26460, mitochondrial-like produces MAPVAFLAKSRPYLHRQNLKFISTFVHLQAEPQLADSPASIPPPLPPNPASGSPRYSENWRNPSATMGGDGALVPIGLGILQQTQGSRMQMLSQSLDAESLINKFADWMTTQRWEDMKQLFEFWIKSLDKNGKPNTPDVNLCNHYLRANVMLGASVKELLDIVARMDDFAVVPNAASYNLVLKAMQRTGETLAAVKLIERMLEMGKIHKESLPDGESFDLVIEILLSKNKIDSALKYVDLTLKSGYMLSMKAFVDCVQRCVSNQRLDTLVSIIERCKKMDQNKSLCPPWRTCMSIANVAMQSDNSELTYYALEFMAKWIARGEVARPPIYLSVEEGLVVTALGTAGRTFNSRLLDGAWAILKRSLRQNSLPNPESYLAKIYGLASLGNLPKAFGTLREFEAAYGNADHEDTEDLFSPFHSLEPLVRACCKDGFTSLDSVYFQLENLSKAEPPYKSIAALNCVILGCANIWDVDRAYQTFSAIDESFGLSPDVHSYNALICAFGKLGKRDEAVKVFEHFVGKGLKPNATTYSLLIDAHLVKRDPKAALSVVDEMVIAGYKPSKDILQKVRRRCFRELDYESDDKVEALTKQLKIRMRTANDIRRNMLFNLQYRENAQPINGQQM; encoded by the exons ATGGCGCCGGTCGCGTTTCTGGCGAAGTCGCGGCCTTACCTCCACCGCCAGAACCTCAAATTCATATCCACATTTGTTCACCTCCAGGCGGAGCCGCAGCTGGCGGATTCGCCGGCCTCGATTCCGCCGCCGCTCCCGCCGAATCCTGCTTCCGGCAGTCCTCGCTACAGTGAGAACTGGCGGAATCCTTCCGCAACGATGGGGGGAGACGGTGCGCTCGTCCCCATAGGGTTAGGGATTCTGCAGCAGACGCAGGGATCGCGGATGCAGATGCTCTCGCAATCGCTTGATGCGGAGAGTCTGATTAATAAGTTCGCGGATTGGATGACGACGCAGCGGTGGGAGGACATGAAGCAGCTCTTTGAGTTCTGGATTAAGTCGTTGGATAAGAATGGGAAGCCGAACACGCCGGATGTTAATCTGTGTAATCATTATTTGCGTGCAAATGTGATGCTTGGGGCATCCGTTAAGGAATTGCTTGATATTGTGGCGCGGATGGATGATTTTGCCGTCGTGCCTAATGCTGCTTCGTATAATCTTGTGCTCAAAGCAATGCAGAGGACTGGTGAAACACTCGCTGCTGTGAAATTGATTGAAAG GATGCTGGAGATGGGAAAAATACATAAGGAATCTTTGCCCGATGGCGAATCATTTGACTTAGTTATTGAGATTCTActctcaaaaaataaaattgattctGCCCTGAAGTATGTAGATCTAACATTGAAATCTGGATATATGTTATCTATGAAAGCATTTGTGGACTGTGTGCAACGTTGTGTTAGTAACCAGAGGCTGGATACGTTGGTCTCAATTATTGAGAGATGCAAG AAAATGGATCAAAACAAATCCTTATGTCCTCCTTGGCGCACATGCATGTCTATTGCTAATGTCGCAATGCAATCAGATAACAGTGAGCTAACTTATTATGCTCTCGAGTTCATGGCTAAATGGATTGCACGAGGGGAGGTTGCGAGGCCTCCTATTTATCTTTCTGTAGAAGAAGGATTAGTTGTGACAGCCCTAGGTACAGCTGGTAGAACTTTCAATTCTAGACTCCTGGATGGTGCGTGGGCTATCCTTAAGCGCTCATTACGCCAAAATAGCCTTCCCAATCCTGAATCATACCTTGCGAAAATATATGGACTTGCTAGTTTGGGAAACCTGCCAAAGGCTTTTGGTACTCTTCGTGAGTTTGAGGCAGCTTATGGAAATGCGGACCATGAAGATACAGAGGATCTGTTCTCTCCTTTCCATTCTCTAGAGCCTCTAGTTAGGGCATGCTGCAAGGATGGTTTTACGAGTCTAGATTCA GTTTATTTTCAGCTGGAGAATTTAAGCAAAGCTGAGCCTCCATACAAGTCTATTGCTGCTCTCAATTGTGTTATTCTTGGCTGTGCAAATATATGGGATGTTGATCGTGCCTACCAGACATTTAGTGCCATTGATGAATCATTTGGACTTAGCCCAGATGTTCATTCATATAATGCCCTGATTTGTGCTTTTGGGAAGCTTGGCAAG AGAGATGAAGCTGTAAAAGTATTTGAGCACTTTGTTGGAAAAGGTCTGAAACCAAATGCTACCACATATTCACTGCTTATTGATGCTCATCTTGTTAAGCGGGATCCGAAAGCTGCGCTCTCTGTGGTGGATGAAATG GTCATTGCAGGGTATAAACCATCCAAGGATATACTACAAAAGGTCCGAAGGCGTTGTTTCCGGGAGCTGGATTATGAATCTGACGACAAGGTGGAAGCCCTTACAAAACAGCTCAAAATTAGAATGAGAACGGCAAATGATATTCGCAGAAATATGCTCTTCAATCTCCAATACAGAGAGAACGCCCAACC GATAAATGGACAACAAATGTAG